From the genome of Pseudomonas yamanorum, one region includes:
- the hglS gene encoding 2-oxoadipate dioxygenase/decarboxylase HglS: MPTVRHVSPDDIRKGFSKAMSDMYRDEVPLYGALMELVAETNARVLNTDAGLAHQLQRTGEIQRLDMERHGAIRLGTAEELATISRLFAVMGMQPVGYYDLTPAGVPVHSTAFRAVHESALQTSPFRVFTSLLRLELIENPELRAFAESALAKRSIFTPRALELIQQAEADGGLDATHAEEFIQQALETFRWHHTATVTAAQYQQLSDQHRLIADVVAFKGPHINHLTPRTLDIDQVQAAMPGKGITPKAVIEGPPRRQCPILLRQTSFKALDEAIAFTDAKGSHSARFGEIEQRGVALTPKGRALYDQLLNAARDELGAFPNEANAGRYTELMEQHFQRFPDNHREMREQELAYFRYFVTEKGLAAQDKAATLDELIAAGHVDVEPLVYEDFLPVSAAGIFQSNLGDAAQSHYAANSNQAEFEKALGRQTIDELKLYGETQQRSIDECKRALLA, from the coding sequence ATGCCCACCGTCCGCCATGTCAGCCCTGACGACATTCGCAAAGGCTTCTCCAAAGCCATGTCCGACATGTACCGCGATGAAGTGCCGCTGTACGGCGCCCTGATGGAACTGGTGGCCGAGACTAACGCCCGCGTGCTCAACACCGACGCCGGGCTGGCTCACCAACTGCAGCGCACCGGGGAGATCCAGCGCCTGGACATGGAGCGCCACGGCGCCATCCGCCTGGGCACCGCCGAAGAACTGGCGACCATCAGCCGCCTGTTTGCGGTGATGGGCATGCAGCCGGTGGGCTATTACGACCTCACGCCAGCCGGGGTACCGGTGCACTCCACGGCCTTTCGCGCCGTGCATGAAAGCGCCCTGCAAACCAGCCCGTTCCGGGTATTCACTTCCCTGCTGCGCCTGGAACTGATCGAAAATCCTGAGCTGCGCGCATTCGCCGAGTCAGCCCTGGCCAAACGCTCGATCTTCACGCCGCGCGCCCTTGAGCTGATCCAACAGGCGGAAGCCGACGGCGGCCTCGACGCCACCCACGCCGAAGAGTTTATCCAGCAAGCCCTGGAAACCTTCCGCTGGCACCACACCGCCACCGTCACCGCCGCGCAATACCAGCAACTGAGCGACCAGCACCGGCTGATCGCCGACGTGGTGGCATTCAAGGGCCCGCACATCAACCACCTGACGCCGCGCACCCTGGACATCGACCAGGTACAGGCCGCGATGCCCGGCAAAGGCATCACCCCCAAGGCCGTGATCGAAGGCCCTCCCCGCCGCCAGTGCCCGATCCTGCTGCGCCAGACCAGCTTCAAGGCCCTCGACGAGGCAATCGCCTTTACCGATGCCAAGGGCAGCCACAGCGCGCGCTTCGGTGAGATCGAACAACGCGGCGTGGCGCTGACCCCCAAGGGCCGTGCGCTGTATGACCAACTGCTGAATGCTGCACGGGATGAATTGGGCGCGTTTCCGAATGAGGCCAATGCCGGGCGCTACACCGAATTGATGGAGCAGCACTTCCAGAGGTTTCCCGATAATCACCGCGAGATGCGCGAGCAGGAGCTGGCGTACTTCCGCTACTTCGTGACCGAGAAAGGCTTGGCCGCGCAGGACAAGGCCGCCACCCTGGACGAACTGATCGCCGCCGGCCACGTGGATGTGGAGCCATTGGTGTACGAAGATTTTCTGCCCGTGAGTGCGGCGGGGATTTTCCAGTCGAACCTGGGGGATGCGGCGCAAAGTCACTACGCGGCCAACTCCAACCAGGCCGAGTTTGAAAAGGCCCTGGGCCGTCAGACGATTGATGAGCTGAAGTTGTACGGGGAAACCCAGCAGCGCTCGATTGACGAATGCAAACGCGCGCTGCTGGCTTGA
- a CDS encoding DUF465 domain-containing protein has product MPVKHDLYQDLTFTKEDIQQRRAGDNYLDSLLHQYDSADKEVLELESSSGGDEELEKLKKKRLLIKDKIVEQLEKATAK; this is encoded by the coding sequence ATGCCAGTGAAACACGACCTGTATCAGGACCTGACTTTCACCAAGGAAGACATTCAACAGCGCAGGGCGGGCGACAACTACCTGGATTCGCTGCTCCACCAGTACGACAGCGCCGACAAGGAGGTTTTGGAGCTTGAGTCCTCCAGTGGCGGCGACGAGGAGCTGGAGAAGCTGAAGAAAAAACGCCTGTTGATCAAAGATAAGATCGTCGAGCAGTTGGAGAAAGCTACAGCCAAGTAA
- the tkt gene encoding transketolase, which produces MNHAANAVDTQCINTIRTLAMDAVQKANSGHPGTPMGLAPVGYTLWSRFLRYHPVHPDWPNRDRFVLSVGHASMLLYSLLHLAGVVEIDAHGKRSGQPAISLDDIKQFRQMSSKTPGHPEYRMTTGVETTTGPLGQGCANSVGMAMAERWLAKRFNRDGQVLFDYNVYTLCGDGDMMEGISSEAASIAGHLKLDNLCWIYDNNTISIEGHTELAFSEDVIKRFQAYGWHTLHVTDANNLLALSDALSTFQKNTGAPTLIVVDSVIGYGSPHKHNTASAHGEPLGEEEIRLTKAAYGWPEDSSFLVPEEARTVLRDALLKRSKPLYEQWTETLSHLEQYEPELADELRRMRAGEMPEHWQEQLPSFAADAKGVASRAAGGEVLNAFAKQIPWLLGGSADLSPSTKTNLTFDDAGRFSAENYGGRNLHFGIREHAMGAIANGMALSYLRPYTSTFLVFSDYMKPPIRLAAIMELPVVFVFTHDSIGVGEDGPTHQPIEHLTQLRATPGLLTLRPGDANETLEAWKIALAQTHRPTCVVLSRQNLPTLDRTKYAAASGTSRGAYVLAAADKPQVILMATGSEVSLAVEAYEQLKSEGVAAQVVSMPSWELFEEQDQAYRDSVLPPTVKARLVVEQAGPLGWDRYVGQTGAKVVMNSFGASAPLVKLQAKFGFTLENVVKLAKEQIKLNS; this is translated from the coding sequence ATGAATCACGCTGCCAACGCTGTCGACACCCAGTGCATCAACACTATTCGTACCCTCGCCATGGACGCTGTGCAGAAGGCCAACTCCGGCCACCCCGGCACGCCCATGGGCCTGGCGCCCGTCGGTTACACCTTGTGGAGCCGCTTCCTGCGCTATCACCCCGTGCATCCCGACTGGCCCAACCGTGACCGTTTTGTATTATCCGTGGGCCATGCCTCGATGCTGTTGTATTCACTGTTGCACCTGGCGGGCGTGGTGGAGATTGACGCCCACGGCAAGCGCTCCGGCCAGCCGGCCATCAGCCTGGACGACATCAAGCAGTTCCGGCAGATGAGCTCGAAAACCCCCGGCCACCCCGAATACCGCATGACCACTGGCGTGGAAACCACCACCGGGCCTCTCGGCCAGGGGTGCGCCAACAGCGTCGGCATGGCGATGGCCGAGCGTTGGCTGGCCAAGCGTTTCAACCGCGACGGCCAGGTGCTGTTCGACTACAACGTCTACACCCTGTGTGGCGACGGCGACATGATGGAGGGCATCAGCAGCGAAGCTGCGTCCATTGCCGGGCACTTGAAGCTGGATAACCTGTGCTGGATCTACGACAACAACACCATCAGCATCGAAGGTCACACCGAACTGGCCTTCAGCGAAGACGTGATCAAGCGTTTCCAGGCCTATGGCTGGCACACGTTGCACGTCACCGATGCAAACAACCTGCTGGCCCTGAGCGACGCCCTGAGCACCTTCCAGAAAAACACCGGGGCTCCGACGCTGATCGTCGTCGACAGCGTGATCGGCTATGGCTCGCCTCACAAACACAACACCGCGTCGGCCCATGGCGAGCCCTTGGGTGAAGAGGAAATCCGCCTGACCAAAGCGGCTTACGGCTGGCCCGAAGACTCAAGCTTCCTGGTACCGGAGGAAGCGCGTACGGTCCTGCGGGATGCGCTGCTTAAGCGCAGCAAGCCGCTGTATGAGCAATGGACCGAAACCCTGTCCCACCTCGAACAGTACGAGCCGGAACTGGCCGATGAGCTGCGCCGCATGCGTGCGGGCGAGATGCCCGAGCATTGGCAGGAGCAACTGCCGAGCTTTGCCGCGGATGCCAAGGGCGTCGCCAGCCGTGCCGCCGGTGGCGAGGTGTTGAATGCGTTTGCCAAGCAAATCCCGTGGCTGCTGGGGGGCTCGGCAGACTTGTCGCCGTCCACCAAGACCAACCTGACGTTCGACGACGCCGGGCGCTTCAGTGCCGAGAACTACGGCGGGCGCAACCTGCACTTCGGTATTCGTGAACATGCCATGGGCGCGATTGCCAACGGCATGGCGCTGTCGTACCTGCGGCCGTATACCTCGACCTTCCTCGTGTTCAGCGATTACATGAAGCCGCCGATTCGCCTCGCGGCGATCATGGAGCTGCCGGTGGTGTTCGTGTTTACCCATGACTCGATTGGTGTCGGCGAAGACGGCCCCACCCACCAGCCCATCGAACACCTGACCCAACTACGGGCCACGCCGGGCTTGCTGACCCTGCGCCCAGGCGACGCAAATGAAACCCTGGAAGCCTGGAAGATCGCCCTGGCCCAGACCCACCGGCCGACCTGCGTGGTGCTGTCGCGGCAGAATCTGCCGACCCTGGATCGCACGAAATACGCCGCAGCCTCGGGCACGTCCCGTGGTGCTTATGTGCTGGCCGCCGCCGATAAGCCCCAGGTGATCCTGATGGCCACCGGCAGTGAAGTCAGCCTGGCGGTGGAGGCCTATGAGCAACTGAAGTCTGAAGGCGTGGCGGCGCAAGTGGTGTCGATGCCGAGCTGGGAACTGTTCGAAGAACAGGACCAGGCCTACCGCGACAGCGTGCTGCCGCCAACAGTGAAGGCACGGCTGGTGGTGGAACAGGCGGGCCCGCTGGGTTGGGATCGCTACGTAGGGCAGACCGGGGCCAAGGTGGTGATGAACAGCTTTGGCGCCTCGGCACCCTTGGTCAAGTTGCAGGCCAAGTTCGGCTTTACCCTGGAGAATGTGGTGAAGCTGGCGAAAGAGCAGATCAAGCTCAACAGCTGA
- a CDS encoding SDR family oxidoreductase codes for MDTVPQAPLILITGGSRGVGAATARLAAAQGYDVAISFVSDESAALAVVADVEAAGRRALAVRADSANPEQVVQLFAAIDRAFGRIDVLVNNAGINALQSRVEDLAFERMQRIFAVNAIGPMLCAQQAVKRMSFRHQGRGGSVINISSASARLGSPNEYVDYAASKGALETFTIGFAKEVAREGIRVNCIRPGHIYTDIHASGGEPGRVDRVKDSIPMGRGGQPEEVARAILWLAGAEASFITGTFLDVTGGK; via the coding sequence ATGGATACCGTCCCGCAGGCACCGCTGATTCTGATCACGGGTGGAAGCCGTGGCGTTGGCGCCGCCACCGCGCGGCTGGCTGCCGCACAAGGTTATGACGTGGCGATCAGCTTCGTTTCCGACGAATCTGCTGCCCTCGCGGTAGTGGCGGATGTAGAAGCGGCGGGGCGCCGGGCCTTGGCCGTGCGTGCAGACAGCGCAAACCCGGAGCAGGTCGTTCAGTTATTTGCCGCGATAGATCGGGCGTTCGGGCGCATCGATGTACTGGTTAACAACGCCGGGATCAACGCGTTGCAATCCCGGGTCGAGGACCTGGCGTTCGAGCGCATGCAGCGGATTTTCGCGGTCAATGCGATCGGGCCGATGCTGTGCGCCCAGCAAGCGGTGAAGCGCATGTCGTTTCGTCACCAGGGGCGGGGCGGTTCTGTGATCAATATCTCGTCGGCCTCCGCCCGGCTGGGCAGCCCCAACGAATACGTCGACTACGCCGCATCGAAAGGCGCGCTTGAGACCTTCACCATCGGGTTTGCCAAGGAAGTTGCAAGGGAGGGAATACGCGTCAACTGCATCCGCCCCGGGCATATCTACACCGACATTCACGCCAGCGGCGGAGAGCCGGGGCGGGTTGATCGCGTTAAAGACTCGATCCCCATGGGCCGGGGCGGTCAGCCTGAAGAAGTGGCCAGGGCGATCCTGTGGCTGGCAGGCGCCGAGGCGTCCTTCATCACGGGTACGTTCCTGGATGTCACCGGCGGTAAATGA
- a CDS encoding DMT family transporter translates to MPYHIILLVLFAALLHASWNALLRGGADRLWSMTVMCLAVAIASGAAALFLEVPAPASWFYVVLSAVLHVGYNLFLVRSYKVGDLGQTYPISRGSSPVLITLGAAVFAGESVSASALLGIALVSGGIISLAFRGRRLAVPSLPYALGTGCFIAAYSVTDGIGARLSGAPVAYTVWMCALWGVLMPAVYIGLRGAKSLFSVRPGFFTAFAGGLVSLLAYGIIIYAMAGAPMGAVSALRETSVLFAALIGYFFLGETLTVRKVLACVVIATGTLLIG, encoded by the coding sequence ATGCCTTATCACATCATTCTCTTGGTCCTGTTCGCCGCCTTACTGCACGCCAGTTGGAATGCGCTGCTGCGTGGCGGCGCCGACCGGCTCTGGTCGATGACGGTGATGTGCCTGGCGGTCGCTATTGCCAGTGGCGCCGCTGCCTTGTTCCTGGAAGTGCCGGCGCCAGCCAGTTGGTTCTATGTGGTGCTGTCAGCGGTACTGCATGTGGGCTACAACCTGTTCCTGGTGCGCAGCTACAAGGTGGGCGACCTGGGGCAAACCTATCCGATTTCACGGGGCTCCTCGCCGGTCCTGATCACCCTTGGCGCCGCAGTGTTTGCCGGGGAGAGCGTGTCGGCCAGCGCGCTGCTGGGCATTGCTCTGGTGTCTGGCGGGATTATTTCACTGGCGTTCAGGGGCCGTCGCCTGGCCGTGCCCAGCCTGCCATATGCCCTGGGCACCGGCTGTTTCATTGCCGCTTACAGCGTGACAGACGGCATCGGCGCACGCCTTTCCGGCGCTCCCGTGGCCTACACCGTATGGATGTGCGCCCTGTGGGGTGTGCTGATGCCGGCGGTGTACATCGGCCTGCGCGGGGCCAAGAGTTTGTTCAGCGTGCGGCCCGGATTCTTCACGGCGTTCGCCGGCGGGCTGGTGTCGCTCCTGGCCTACGGAATCATCATCTACGCCATGGCCGGTGCGCCCATGGGCGCGGTGTCGGCGTTGCGCGAGACCAGCGTGTTGTTTGCGGCGCTGATTGGCTATTTCTTTCTCGGCGAGACACTGACGGTGCGCAAGGTATTGGCGTGCGTGGTGATCGCCACCGGCACCCTCCTCATCGGCTGA
- the gcvA gene encoding transcriptional regulator GcvA — protein sequence MRDLPPTSTLRAFEVATRHTTFTSASQELHVTQSAVSHQLKHLEELWGLQLFQRGKSLSLTPAGAALAPIVREFFMNLEATLADLREQKGRVRLKVSTTYSFALKWLLPRLPSLAQRHPEILVTLDSSDKIINFSSVEADVAIRLGNGNYPALYSEFLFREQIFPVASPDLLKRFGRPNTPAELLRYPLLMRDGADLVPKWEVWFQHVGLAISPLNESVRFPDTNMTIEAALLGQGIALARSGHVESELSDGSLVKLFDVPFPSPVAYYFVCPKGLESQPHIVSFRDWLMQEAVNAGLAYE from the coding sequence ATGAGAGACCTGCCACCCACCTCGACATTGCGCGCCTTTGAGGTTGCGACTCGGCACACCACGTTCACCTCTGCTTCGCAAGAGCTGCACGTCACCCAAAGTGCCGTCAGCCATCAACTCAAGCACCTCGAAGAACTCTGGGGATTGCAGCTGTTCCAGCGGGGCAAGTCACTCAGCCTGACACCTGCCGGCGCAGCCCTTGCGCCCATCGTGCGCGAGTTCTTCATGAACCTTGAGGCCACACTCGCGGACCTGCGGGAGCAAAAGGGCAGGGTGCGGCTCAAGGTCAGCACCACCTATTCCTTCGCGCTGAAATGGCTGCTGCCACGTTTGCCGAGCCTGGCCCAGCGGCATCCGGAAATACTGGTCACGCTGGACTCCAGCGACAAGATCATCAACTTCTCCAGCGTGGAGGCTGATGTTGCGATCCGCTTGGGCAACGGGAATTACCCGGCGCTTTACTCGGAGTTCCTGTTCCGCGAGCAGATTTTCCCAGTGGCCAGTCCCGATCTGTTGAAGCGCTTTGGCCGGCCAAACACGCCAGCCGAATTGCTGCGCTATCCCTTGCTGATGCGCGACGGCGCCGACCTGGTGCCGAAGTGGGAAGTGTGGTTCCAGCACGTCGGGCTGGCGATTTCGCCACTCAATGAGAGTGTCAGGTTTCCGGATACCAACATGACGATCGAGGCCGCCTTGCTCGGCCAGGGCATCGCATTGGCGCGCAGTGGGCATGTGGAGTCAGAGCTGAGCGACGGCAGCCTGGTCAAGCTGTTCGATGTGCCGTTCCCATCCCCGGTCGCCTATTATTTTGTGTGCCCCAAAGGGCTCGAATCCCAGCCTCACATCGTCAGCTTTCGTGATTGGTTGATGCAGGAAGCGGTAAACGCCGGACTCGCCTACGAATAA
- a CDS encoding SMI1/KNR4 family protein, producing MTSDPFRIPTDAEIEKAASNLNFPFPAAYIEFLKGGSDVANATFEPAVILPGTSHLDLFEIAQVAWNQMGVPKEWLPFIEENGDYFCVSQTGQVRYWSHNGPTNERWPNFSAWFQQVCVACE from the coding sequence ATGACCTCCGATCCGTTCCGTATTCCAACCGATGCTGAAATCGAGAAGGCCGCGAGCAACCTGAACTTCCCGTTCCCTGCGGCGTATATCGAGTTCCTCAAGGGCGGCAGCGATGTGGCCAATGCGACGTTCGAGCCGGCCGTGATCCTGCCGGGCACGAGCCATCTGGACTTGTTCGAAATCGCTCAGGTTGCCTGGAACCAAATGGGGGTGCCAAAGGAGTGGCTGCCGTTCATTGAAGAAAACGGCGACTACTTCTGCGTGTCGCAGACAGGGCAGGTTCGGTATTGGTCGCACAATGGCCCGACGAATGAGCGCTGGCCGAATTTTTCGGCGTGGTTCCAGCAGGTGTGTGTGGCATGTGAATAA
- a CDS encoding suppressor of fused domain protein, translating into MNFFKKLFGARNTPEPQSPEPVASPETAAQKLNYDDLTEAEAANHAACMASAQCLDRHWQTVGTVERDVLSYIISPSFSGGPDWPSTRQAYRVVRRDHAIVLATDGLSDPFDDAEGLGNGFEMELFLETSDIPEHARGVLGEIDPLKQSWAFELIEHVAKTVANAGGITHQLDRHGVLSLELPGFSQSHHMSDQLPPLFVTEDDATGVLLGGPDPDFPTRLDDMPLSPVRLVPVVLITASELEYVRTGGREAREDLVSRLKAAGIGHTSSLRRASVV; encoded by the coding sequence ATGAATTTCTTCAAGAAGCTCTTCGGGGCACGGAACACGCCTGAGCCCCAGTCGCCCGAGCCCGTGGCATCACCCGAAACCGCCGCGCAAAAGCTCAATTACGACGACCTGACCGAAGCAGAGGCGGCGAACCACGCCGCTTGCATGGCCAGCGCGCAATGCCTGGATCGCCATTGGCAAACGGTAGGTACTGTTGAGCGGGACGTGCTCTCGTACATCATCAGCCCGAGTTTCAGCGGTGGGCCTGATTGGCCGTCGACCCGCCAGGCGTACCGGGTGGTTCGCCGGGACCATGCCATCGTGCTCGCCACGGACGGCCTGTCAGACCCTTTCGATGACGCCGAGGGGTTGGGCAATGGCTTCGAAATGGAGCTGTTCCTGGAGACGTCCGATATCCCCGAACATGCCCGGGGTGTGTTAGGGGAGATTGATCCTTTAAAGCAGAGCTGGGCGTTTGAGCTGATCGAGCACGTCGCAAAAACCGTGGCGAACGCCGGCGGCATTACCCATCAACTGGACCGCCACGGTGTGTTGTCCCTGGAGCTGCCCGGGTTCAGCCAGTCGCACCACATGAGCGATCAGCTGCCGCCTCTGTTCGTCACCGAGGACGATGCCACGGGCGTGCTGTTGGGCGGCCCTGATCCGGACTTCCCGACCCGCCTGGACGACATGCCGCTGTCCCCGGTCAGGCTGGTTCCCGTGGTATTGATCACCGCGTCCGAGCTGGAATACGTGCGCACCGGCGGGCGCGAAGCACGGGAAGATCTGGTCAGCCGCCTGAAGGCTGCTGGCATCGGGCACACCAGCAGCCTTCGTCGGGCCAGCGTGGTATGA
- a CDS encoding methyl-accepting chemotaxis protein → MQSLLSPGIRLLGRFGFARKFQILFFLFMLPLAGSLWMIAQEYRTKQTVISNEQSGVRELLALDALDAQLTAQRNLAARWKAADILHDQTPAAKAAMTAVDTNFPLILQSVQALGEALKAQNASADTLARFEALKASVTGMDSQSLRTVGWWPDGYDRFTSALSAMQTLREQITMDTGLILDPWLETYLLMQISTQQTPDLIERIGRMASVGQSSIASGQFTLQSRLQMRDLRGRIGDARDQLVKAAASLKAKQYPGLQTWIAQYDDSLQLLDNELKTLDEGVFGGTIKLDTTGFERSVDGMLGTLGALRKQSLTSLDARLGYYRDSSLKQFIPVAVTFSVLALAALYLFVCLQASIRRSASGITTLAESLRDGNLCVEVAVEGRDELAAISTALNVAVVQLRTSLLGVNHETQQLGSAVLTLNSQSGSTLTEVEDQQQQISQIAAAATQLAATSMGVAKSCEQASGSAQKTRQIAEDSSRDSQRTTASIQQLNQRLTDTSDALERVSQQGQQIQSVVDTIRGIAEQTNLLALNAAIEAARAGEQGRGFAVVADEVRSLSQRTQASTAQIAGTVDSLRATVSQAVTLMGAACEQAVTDAESVTGLGHRLGEIASAVQSVTDTLAQIATAVEEQAATADEVSGNIQQVDQAAGRLLDGARAVNQAADMLSKGSRALSDNTARFQLG, encoded by the coding sequence ATGCAAAGCCTTTTGTCGCCAGGAATCCGCCTGCTCGGACGTTTTGGATTCGCGCGCAAGTTCCAGATCCTGTTTTTTCTGTTCATGCTGCCCCTGGCGGGCAGCTTGTGGATGATCGCGCAGGAGTACCGCACCAAGCAGACGGTGATTTCCAATGAGCAATCCGGCGTGCGCGAACTGTTGGCCCTGGATGCCCTGGACGCCCAGCTGACCGCCCAGCGCAACCTGGCCGCACGCTGGAAAGCCGCCGACATCCTCCACGACCAGACACCCGCCGCCAAAGCCGCAATGACGGCCGTGGACACCAATTTTCCGCTGATCCTGCAAAGCGTGCAGGCCCTGGGCGAGGCCCTGAAAGCCCAGAACGCCAGCGCTGATACCCTCGCTCGCTTCGAAGCCCTAAAGGCTTCGGTCACCGGCATGGACTCCCAATCCCTGCGCACCGTGGGTTGGTGGCCGGACGGCTACGACCGCTTCACTTCCGCATTGAGCGCGATGCAAACCCTGCGCGAGCAGATCACCATGGACACCGGTTTGATCCTCGACCCGTGGCTTGAAACCTATTTGCTGATGCAGATTTCCACCCAGCAAACACCTGACCTGATCGAGCGTATCGGGCGCATGGCGAGCGTCGGGCAGTCGTCCATCGCATCGGGGCAGTTCACCCTGCAAAGCCGTTTGCAGATGCGTGACTTGCGCGGCCGCATCGGCGATGCAAGGGACCAGTTGGTCAAGGCCGCCGCATCTCTCAAGGCCAAGCAATACCCGGGGCTGCAAACCTGGATCGCGCAATACGACGACAGCTTGCAACTGCTGGACAACGAACTGAAGACCCTGGACGAAGGCGTGTTCGGCGGCACCATTAAGCTCGATACCACCGGCTTCGAACGCAGTGTGGATGGCATGCTCGGCACCCTCGGCGCGTTGCGTAAACAGTCGCTGACCTCGCTGGACGCGCGGCTGGGTTACTACCGCGACAGCTCGCTCAAGCAATTCATCCCAGTGGCGGTGACATTCAGCGTGCTGGCGCTGGCAGCGCTGTACCTGTTCGTGTGCTTGCAGGCATCGATCCGCCGCAGCGCCAGCGGCATCACCACCCTGGCCGAATCCCTGCGTGACGGCAATCTGTGCGTGGAAGTGGCGGTGGAAGGGCGTGATGAACTGGCGGCCATCAGCACCGCGCTCAACGTCGCCGTGGTGCAGTTGCGCACCAGCTTGCTGGGGGTCAATCACGAGACGCAGCAGTTGGGCTCTGCGGTGCTGACCCTCAATTCACAATCAGGCAGCACGCTGACCGAAGTGGAAGACCAGCAACAGCAGATCAGCCAGATTGCAGCGGCCGCCACACAGTTGGCCGCGACCTCCATGGGGGTCGCCAAGAGCTGCGAGCAGGCCTCCGGCAGTGCGCAGAAAACCCGGCAGATTGCCGAAGACAGCAGCCGCGACAGCCAACGCACCACCGCCAGTATCCAGCAACTCAACCAGCGCCTGACCGACACCTCCGATGCATTGGAACGCGTCAGCCAGCAGGGCCAGCAGATCCAGTCGGTGGTCGACACCATTCGCGGTATCGCCGAGCAGACCAACCTGCTGGCGCTGAACGCCGCCATCGAGGCGGCGCGGGCCGGTGAGCAGGGGCGGGGTTTTGCGGTGGTGGCCGATGAGGTGCGCAGCCTGTCCCAACGCACCCAGGCCTCCACGGCGCAGATCGCCGGGACGGTCGACAGCTTGCGCGCGACGGTGAGCCAGGCGGTCACCCTGATGGGCGCGGCCTGTGAGCAGGCGGTGACCGATGCCGAGTCCGTCACGGGCTTGGGCCATCGGTTGGGCGAGATCGCTAGCGCGGTGCAGAGCGTCACTGACACCCTGGCGCAGATCGCCACGGCGGTTGAAGAGCAGGCGGCGACGGCGGATGAAGTGAGCGGCAATATCCAGCAGGTTGACCAGGCCGCCGGGCGCTTGCTCGATGGCGCGCGGGCGGTGAATCAGGCGGCGGATATGTTGAGCAAGGGCAGTCGGGCATTGAGCGATAACACGGCGCGGTTCCAGCTGGGTTGA
- a CDS encoding amino acid ABC transporter permease: MYKDHIVKTRMTDSAVFMGVVAVVIFVITLACGVGEGRLAHLMGPIVLDLSAPLARDIAVGGTFTLTVVLNLFILGRFPLRAQIITVWCELLVLFLLFFDTFNLSYSFIATKIGFMITQGVFTTVYVSAISIAIAFVLALLGATARLSSNGFAIAIASFYTSFFRGVPLLIQIYLIYLGIPQLGYVVGAVPAGILALSLCYGAYMTEIFRAGISSISRGQWEASRAIGLNPFQTMTRVILPQSMRLIIPPTGNQFISMLKDSSLVSVIGVWELMFLARTQGRAEFRHLEMLITAAVLYWLLSIVLETVQARLEKHFNRAHR, from the coding sequence ATGTACAAAGACCATATCGTCAAGACCCGCATGACGGACAGCGCCGTATTCATGGGCGTGGTCGCCGTGGTGATTTTCGTCATCACGCTGGCGTGCGGCGTGGGCGAAGGCCGCCTTGCCCACTTGATGGGCCCCATCGTTCTCGACCTGTCGGCCCCGCTGGCGCGTGACATTGCGGTGGGCGGCACGTTTACCCTCACGGTGGTGCTCAACCTGTTCATCCTTGGCCGGTTTCCCTTGCGCGCACAGATCATTACGGTGTGGTGCGAGTTGCTGGTGCTGTTCCTGTTGTTCTTCGACACCTTCAACCTTTCCTACAGTTTCATCGCGACCAAAATCGGCTTCATGATTACCCAGGGGGTGTTCACCACCGTCTACGTGTCGGCAATTTCCATTGCGATTGCGTTCGTGCTGGCCTTGCTGGGCGCCACCGCGCGCTTGTCTTCCAACGGCTTCGCGATTGCGATTGCCAGCTTCTACACCTCGTTTTTTCGCGGTGTCCCGCTGCTGATCCAGATCTACCTGATTTACCTCGGCATCCCTCAACTCGGTTATGTCGTCGGGGCTGTTCCGGCAGGGATCCTGGCGCTTTCGCTGTGTTATGGCGCCTACATGACGGAGATCTTCCGTGCAGGGATCAGCAGTATCTCGCGGGGTCAGTGGGAAGCTTCGCGGGCGATTGGCCTGAATCCGTTCCAGACCATGACTCGGGTGATTCTGCCGCAGTCCATGCGCCTGATCATTCCGCCGACGGGCAATCAGTTCATCTCGATGCTCAAGGACAGTTCGCTGGTGTCGGTGATCGGGGTCTGGGAGCTGATGTTCCTGGCGCGAACCCAGGGACGCGCCGAGTTCCGTCACCTGGAAATGCTGATCACCGCCGCCGTGCTGTATTGGCTGCTGTCGATCGTGCTGGAAACCGTTCAGGCCCGCCTGGAAAAGCACTTCAACCGCGCCCATCGCTGA